The proteins below are encoded in one region of Microbacterium pygmaeum:
- a CDS encoding ABC transporter substrate-binding protein, whose protein sequence is MRSPVHRRIAAVIGVAAIASLTLVGCAEGGSDDGGDSGSVEGETVSISGGITGIEAENMQKSFDQFTEDTGIIVEYTGDKAFEGNIVTKVQGGDAPDIAIVPQPGLLKTLVGTGEVKEAPEGVVANVDENWSPDWKAYGTVDDVFYAAPMLANIKGYVWYSPASFAEWGVEIPKTYDELLDLTKTIQEKTGSAPWCAGFESEAASGWPGTDWIEDLVLRQSGPEVYDQWVADEVKFTDPQIADAFDAVGEILLNPDYVNASFGDVASINSTAFANVAAPVANGTCALTHQASFLSANFLDTTNAAGEVPTVAPDGDVYAFVLPGFEEGAATIEVGGEFVTAFSDDAATVAVLEYMSTPEWADARVSLGGNISANLNADPSLASSEFLTEAMTLLQDPNTTVRFDASDLMPSTVGAGSFWKGMVDWIDGKDQATVLSDIQAGYDN, encoded by the coding sequence ATGCGTTCACCGGTCCATCGCCGGATCGCAGCGGTCATCGGGGTTGCGGCGATCGCGAGTCTCACCCTGGTCGGTTGCGCCGAGGGCGGCAGTGACGACGGCGGCGATTCGGGCTCGGTCGAAGGCGAAACCGTCAGCATCTCGGGCGGCATCACCGGCATCGAAGCCGAGAACATGCAGAAGTCGTTCGACCAGTTCACCGAGGACACCGGCATCATCGTCGAGTACACCGGCGACAAGGCTTTCGAGGGCAACATCGTCACGAAGGTCCAGGGCGGCGACGCACCCGACATCGCGATCGTGCCCCAGCCGGGTCTGCTGAAGACGCTCGTCGGCACCGGCGAGGTCAAGGAGGCGCCCGAGGGTGTCGTGGCGAACGTCGACGAGAACTGGTCGCCGGACTGGAAGGCCTACGGAACCGTCGACGACGTGTTCTATGCCGCGCCGATGCTCGCGAACATCAAGGGCTACGTCTGGTATTCACCGGCATCGTTCGCGGAGTGGGGCGTCGAGATTCCCAAGACCTATGACGAACTGCTCGATCTGACCAAGACGATCCAGGAGAAGACCGGTTCTGCACCGTGGTGCGCGGGCTTCGAGTCCGAGGCTGCATCGGGATGGCCGGGCACCGACTGGATCGAGGACCTCGTCCTCCGCCAATCCGGACCTGAGGTCTACGACCAGTGGGTCGCCGATGAGGTCAAGTTCACCGACCCGCAGATCGCGGACGCGTTCGACGCGGTGGGCGAGATCCTGCTCAACCCCGACTACGTCAACGCGAGCTTCGGCGACGTGGCGAGCATCAACTCGACGGCATTCGCGAACGTCGCGGCGCCGGTCGCCAACGGCACCTGCGCGCTGACGCACCAGGCATCCTTCCTCTCAGCCAACTTCCTGGACACGACCAACGCGGCCGGTGAGGTTCCGACAGTCGCCCCCGACGGCGACGTCTACGCGTTCGTGCTCCCGGGCTTCGAAGAGGGCGCGGCCACCATCGAGGTCGGTGGCGAGTTCGTCACCGCATTCTCGGACGACGCGGCAACGGTCGCGGTGCTCGAGTACATGTCCACTCCCGAGTGGGCAGACGCCCGCGTCAGCCTCGGTGGCAACATCTCGGCCAACCTGAACGCCGACCCGAGCCTCGCCTCCAGCGAGTTCCTCACCGAGGCGATGACGCTGCTGCAGGACCCGAACACCACGGTCCGCTTCGACGCGTCCGACCTGATGCCCTCGACGGTCGGCGCCGGTTCGTTCTGGAAGGGCATGGTCGACTGGATCGACGGCAAGGACCAGGCCACGGTCCTCAGCGACATCCAGGCCGGCTACGACAACTAG
- the rplL gene encoding 50S ribosomal protein L7/L12 — protein MAKLSTEELLEAFKELTLIELSEFVKKFEETFEVTAAAPVAVAGPAAAGGAPAEEVEEQSAFDVVLEAAGEKKIQVIKVVRELTSLGLGEAKAVVDGAPKAVLEGATKEAADKAKAALEEAGATVTLK, from the coding sequence ATGGCAAAGCTCAGCACTGAGGAGCTGCTCGAGGCGTTCAAGGAGCTCACGCTCATCGAGCTGTCCGAGTTCGTGAAGAAGTTCGAGGAGACCTTCGAGGTCACCGCCGCGGCGCCCGTCGCCGTTGCCGGCCCGGCTGCCGCCGGTGGCGCCCCCGCCGAAGAGGTCGAGGAGCAGTCGGCGTTCGACGTCGTGCTCGAGGCCGCCGGTGAGAAGAAGATCCAGGTCATCAAGGTCGTCCGCGAGCTCACCTCGCTCGGACTCGGCGAGGCCAAGGCCGTCGTCGACGGTGCACCGAAGGCTGTGCTCGAGGGCGCAACCAAGGAGGCCGCTGACAAGGCGAAGGCCGCTCTCGAAGAGGCCGGCGCGACCGTCACCCTCAAGTAG
- a CDS encoding carbohydrate ABC transporter permease: MSDTTKTRVEAGAAPPLDEHSAEARAAANAKRTRTTALVLVVAAILVVALFLFMVTRAPVDDARPVSLGFSLNSFFRWIGGLGPLVQIPIVLIAFGAVVGLILLLIEYAPRSGRGYFWLRLIACFAIPVLAFMLLRPYQNAVIYVLLIAVILGGALFYADYRSRQGAGFLFQLVIFAAPASILLLIGLIYPAIATIVQSFFDKTGKEFVGLENYIWTFTNPEGFWSVINTVIWVLVVPAVATIIGLAYAVFIDRARGEKFLKVLIFMTFAISFVGAGIIWKLTYDYRQGEQIGILNAIVVAFGGEPVSWLAVQPLINTFFLMVVFIWSQTGLAMVILSAAVKAVPIEQMEAASLDGTNAWQRFRNVTLPGIRAAVVVVVTTIAIGALKIYDVVAVMTGGRSDTTVLAFEMVNQQQRFQSYGHSAALAVVLFIFVIPLIVFNVVQIRKQREIR, from the coding sequence ATGAGCGACACGACGAAGACACGCGTCGAAGCGGGCGCCGCGCCGCCACTTGACGAACACAGCGCCGAAGCGCGCGCGGCCGCCAACGCGAAGAGGACCAGGACCACGGCTCTGGTCCTGGTCGTGGCCGCCATCCTCGTGGTGGCGCTCTTCCTGTTCATGGTGACCCGTGCACCTGTGGACGACGCGCGTCCGGTCTCGCTCGGGTTCTCGCTCAACAGCTTCTTCCGGTGGATCGGCGGCCTGGGGCCGCTCGTGCAGATCCCCATCGTGCTGATCGCGTTCGGCGCGGTGGTGGGCCTCATCCTGCTGCTGATCGAATACGCGCCCCGCTCCGGTCGCGGCTACTTCTGGTTGCGCCTCATCGCGTGCTTCGCCATCCCGGTGCTGGCATTCATGCTGCTGCGCCCGTACCAGAACGCGGTGATCTACGTCCTGCTGATCGCGGTGATCCTCGGCGGCGCCCTGTTCTACGCCGACTACCGGTCGCGCCAGGGTGCGGGATTCCTGTTCCAGCTGGTGATCTTCGCCGCCCCGGCATCCATCCTGCTGCTGATCGGTCTGATCTACCCGGCCATCGCGACCATCGTCCAGTCGTTCTTCGACAAGACCGGCAAGGAGTTCGTCGGACTCGAGAACTACATCTGGACCTTCACGAACCCCGAGGGGTTCTGGTCGGTGATCAACACCGTCATCTGGGTGCTGGTGGTCCCAGCTGTCGCGACGATCATCGGACTCGCGTACGCGGTGTTCATCGACCGGGCGCGCGGCGAGAAGTTCCTCAAGGTCCTGATCTTCATGACCTTCGCCATCTCGTTCGTAGGCGCCGGCATCATCTGGAAGCTCACCTACGACTACCGCCAGGGTGAGCAGATCGGCATCCTGAACGCCATCGTCGTCGCCTTCGGCGGCGAGCCGGTGTCGTGGCTCGCGGTCCAGCCGCTGATCAACACCTTCTTCCTGATGGTCGTGTTCATCTGGAGTCAGACCGGCCTCGCCATGGTCATCCTCTCCGCCGCGGTCAAGGCGGTTCCGATCGAGCAGATGGAAGCAGCCTCGCTGGACGGCACGAATGCCTGGCAGCGGTTCCGCAACGTCACCCTCCCCGGCATCCGGGCGGCGGTCGTCGTCGTGGTCACCACGATCGCGATCGGCGCGCTGAAGATCTACGACGTGGTGGCCGTCATGACCGGTGGTCGATCGGACACCACGGTGCTCGCCTTCGAGATGGTCAACCAGCAGCAGCGTTTCCAGAGCTACGGCCACTCGGCGGCACTGGCGGTGGTGCTGTTCATCTTCGTCATACCCCTGATCGTGTTCAACGTCGTGCAGATCCGGAAGCAGAGGGAGATCCGATGA
- the fdhA gene encoding formaldehyde dehydrogenase, glutathione-independent yields the protein MSGNRAVAYEGPGVVKVIETDYPDFELHDGPGVNPANIGRKIPHGAILRTVATNICGSDQHMVRGRTTAPEGLVLGHEITGEVVETGPDVEFIKVGDIVSVPFNIACGRCRNCKEGKTGICLNVNPDRPGSAYGYVDMGGWVGGQAEYVLVPYADWNLLKFPDRDQALEKILDLAMLSDIFPTGFHGAVTAGVGVGSTVYIAGAGPVGLAAAAGAQLLGAAVVVVGDLNEDRLAQARSFGCETVNVGAGSVPDQLEQLLGVPEVDSAVDAVGFEARSEGHGAHAKEAPATVLNSLMSVTAAGGAIGIPGLYVTGDPGAVDDAAKVGSLSISLGTGWAKSLSFTTGQCPVMRYNRQLMMAILHDRVHIADAVNAKAITLDEAPQGYAEFDAGAATKYVLNPNGYIAA from the coding sequence ATGTCTGGGAACAGGGCGGTCGCCTATGAGGGACCCGGTGTGGTCAAGGTCATCGAGACCGACTACCCCGATTTCGAGTTGCACGACGGACCGGGCGTGAATCCGGCGAACATCGGTCGGAAGATCCCGCACGGTGCGATCCTGCGCACAGTGGCGACGAACATCTGCGGGTCGGACCAGCACATGGTGCGCGGCCGGACCACCGCGCCGGAAGGACTGGTGCTCGGGCACGAGATCACCGGTGAGGTCGTCGAGACGGGGCCGGATGTCGAATTCATCAAGGTCGGCGACATCGTCTCGGTGCCGTTCAACATCGCGTGCGGCCGCTGCCGCAACTGCAAGGAGGGCAAGACCGGCATCTGCCTGAACGTCAATCCCGACCGGCCGGGCAGCGCGTACGGCTACGTGGACATGGGCGGATGGGTCGGCGGACAGGCCGAGTACGTGCTGGTGCCATATGCGGACTGGAATCTGCTGAAATTCCCGGACCGCGACCAGGCGCTGGAGAAGATCCTCGACCTGGCGATGCTCTCCGACATCTTCCCGACCGGATTCCACGGCGCTGTCACCGCGGGGGTCGGCGTCGGCTCGACGGTGTACATCGCCGGCGCCGGACCGGTTGGCCTTGCCGCGGCTGCCGGCGCGCAGCTGCTCGGTGCGGCCGTCGTGGTCGTCGGCGACCTCAACGAGGACCGCCTGGCTCAGGCCCGCAGCTTCGGATGCGAGACCGTCAACGTCGGTGCAGGATCCGTGCCGGATCAGCTGGAGCAGCTCCTGGGCGTGCCCGAGGTGGATTCCGCGGTGGACGCCGTGGGTTTCGAGGCGCGCAGCGAGGGGCATGGCGCCCACGCGAAGGAGGCGCCGGCGACGGTGCTGAACTCGCTGATGAGCGTCACGGCCGCGGGCGGTGCGATCGGCATCCCCGGTCTGTACGTCACCGGCGATCCCGGCGCGGTCGACGATGCGGCGAAGGTCGGCTCGCTTTCGATCAGCCTCGGCACCGGCTGGGCGAAATCGCTCTCGTTCACCACCGGCCAGTGCCCGGTCATGCGGTACAACCGGCAGCTCATGATGGCGATCCTGCACGACAGGGTCCACATCGCCGACGCCGTCAACGCCAAGGCGATCACGCTCGACGAGGCACCTCAGGGTTACGCCGAGTTCGACGCGGGCGCCGCGACGAAGTATGTGCTGAACCCCAACGGCTACATCGCCGCCTGA
- a CDS encoding LacI family DNA-binding transcriptional regulator, giving the protein MSGISDVARLAGVSKSTASRALSGSGYVSEKTRAKVQKVAASLGYVPSTNAASLVTGRTRNVGVVIPYLHRWFFAEVLEGVQSALLERGLDLTLYDASPGTEARRRIFEDFLARKRFDGLIAVGLEPEDHELEQLLRIGRPVVSVVGSGPATTVIGIDDDDAARRATQHLIALGHRQIAFVGGGSSRWASVDRRRLTGYRSAMAEAGLTELASHIPSEVTLPGGYAAAVDLLGASPTRPTAIVAVCDEVAIGAIIAARRLGIRVPSDLSVVGIDDHEYAEMFALTTLRQIPREQGRAAVALLEAQLDDPASGPTQVASTARLIVRASTGPVDDRHSVMQSDPRPGIDHVM; this is encoded by the coding sequence ATGAGCGGAATCTCGGACGTGGCGCGCCTCGCGGGTGTGTCCAAGTCCACCGCCAGTCGGGCCCTGAGCGGCAGCGGGTACGTGTCGGAGAAGACCCGCGCAAAGGTGCAGAAGGTCGCCGCGTCCCTCGGGTATGTGCCCTCCACCAATGCGGCGAGCCTGGTCACCGGGCGCACTCGCAACGTCGGCGTGGTCATCCCCTACCTGCACCGCTGGTTCTTCGCCGAAGTCCTCGAGGGCGTGCAATCGGCGCTGCTGGAGCGTGGCCTGGACCTGACCCTGTACGACGCCAGCCCGGGCACAGAGGCGCGCCGCCGCATCTTCGAGGACTTCCTGGCGCGGAAGAGGTTCGACGGACTCATCGCTGTCGGGCTCGAGCCCGAGGACCACGAGCTCGAACAGTTGCTGCGGATCGGCCGACCCGTGGTCAGCGTCGTCGGTTCGGGCCCGGCCACCACAGTGATCGGCATCGACGACGACGACGCAGCGCGACGGGCGACGCAGCATCTGATCGCCCTCGGGCATCGGCAGATCGCCTTCGTCGGCGGTGGAAGCAGCCGCTGGGCGAGCGTGGACCGTCGGCGGCTGACCGGCTACCGGAGTGCGATGGCGGAGGCGGGGCTGACGGAGCTGGCATCCCACATCCCCTCGGAGGTGACGCTGCCCGGCGGCTACGCGGCGGCCGTCGACCTGCTGGGGGCCTCGCCCACGCGTCCGACCGCGATCGTCGCCGTCTGCGACGAGGTGGCGATCGGCGCCATCATCGCCGCGCGCCGGCTCGGGATCCGCGTGCCGAGCGACCTCAGTGTGGTCGGCATCGACGATCACGAGTACGCCGAGATGTTCGCCCTCACCACGTTGCGGCAGATCCCCCGTGAGCAGGGCCGGGCCGCGGTGGCACTCCTGGAGGCGCAGCTGGATGACCCGGCATCCGGACCGACGCAGGTCGCATCGACCGCACGACTGATCGTGCGCGCCTCGACCGGGCCGGTCGATGACCGCCACTCGGTGATGCAGTCGGACCCCCGGCCGGGCATCGATCACGTGATGTAG
- a CDS encoding carbohydrate ABC transporter permease, which translates to MTTSTVVIEPLVDKRTAREVARETRKHEKMAQKRLTSKGATIAAIVIAVLWTIPTFGLLVTSFRPPAETQTSGWWTIFTNPQFTLNNYAAALTSGGTTLTLAESFLNSLAITIPVVFFALAVAALLAYAFAWIDFKGKNIAFVAVFALQIVPLQMALVPLLSLFSRGLTINDVTIFPGLDLREIDHSFATVWIAHTIFALPLAVFLLHNFISEIPSEVIEAARVDGAGHGQTFFRIVLPLATPALASYAVLQFIWVWNDLLVATIFAPSSSLPMTQSLASLSGTWGNQWFLQAAGTFLSILVPLIVFFALQRFFVRGLLAGATKG; encoded by the coding sequence ATGACCACCTCAACCGTCGTAATCGAGCCGCTCGTCGACAAACGGACCGCTCGCGAGGTCGCGCGGGAGACGCGCAAGCACGAGAAGATGGCCCAGAAGCGGCTGACGTCCAAGGGCGCCACGATCGCCGCGATCGTCATCGCCGTGCTGTGGACGATCCCCACCTTCGGGCTCCTGGTGACCTCCTTCCGTCCGCCTGCCGAGACGCAGACCAGCGGCTGGTGGACGATCTTCACCAACCCGCAGTTCACGCTGAACAACTACGCGGCCGCGCTCACCTCGGGCGGCACGACCCTGACGCTGGCCGAGTCGTTCCTCAACTCGCTGGCGATCACGATCCCGGTGGTGTTCTTCGCACTGGCCGTCGCTGCGCTGCTGGCATACGCGTTCGCGTGGATCGACTTCAAGGGCAAGAACATCGCCTTCGTCGCGGTGTTCGCGCTGCAGATCGTGCCGCTGCAGATGGCGCTCGTGCCGCTGCTGAGCCTGTTCTCCCGAGGGCTCACGATCAACGACGTGACGATCTTCCCTGGGCTGGACCTTCGTGAGATCGACCACAGCTTCGCCACGGTGTGGATCGCACACACGATCTTCGCACTGCCGCTGGCCGTGTTCCTGCTGCACAACTTCATCTCGGAGATTCCGAGCGAGGTCATCGAGGCGGCCCGAGTCGACGGTGCAGGCCACGGTCAGACGTTCTTCCGGATCGTCCTGCCGCTGGCGACGCCCGCGCTCGCGTCGTACGCGGTGCTGCAGTTCATCTGGGTGTGGAACGACCTGCTGGTGGCGACGATCTTCGCGCCGTCGTCATCGCTGCCGATGACCCAATCCCTGGCATCGTTGTCCGGGACCTGGGGGAATCAGTGGTTCCTGCAGGCGGCGGGAACGTTCCTGAGCATCCTGGTTCCCCTGATCGTCTTCTTCGCTCTGCAACGGTTCTTCGTGCGGGGCCTGCTGGCCGGCGCGACGAAGGGCTGA
- a CDS encoding helix-turn-helix transcriptional regulator, whose product MSPAQGGAFDDERVGLERSDLSGTLRGVAEVLTAPPTLIPQRLSLFLTPLISHSALVYLVADAAGAQRGGAGAASFVDGVSFLALDELRRMLGPGHTRRGRIATIAGEVDTFQALSTNGALLVLAEPDDSQSDAAVLELWNIVALRVQEFADAAPPDYLQRARATSSVRMEALTELADEYSTTLESLLAALRSATLDDRSARRTATQLAAEGMVHLRTASDRVRTFTEEPVTTAFERLRDDLRPLVRYRDIDVQFVEPPIDGRALPSEIAHGARAVVRGSILALVDRHDVSRVRVQWDCDGTNLLINVRDDGPGDLSEESVQLRLVRQRVVALNGRLSFEATPGWGTEMSVVMPLDPPTALGATPAAWDLRPREAEVLGLLIAGQRNREIAANLGISENTVKFHVAKIFRKLGVSGRAEATAVVLAHGPAVPRD is encoded by the coding sequence ATGAGCCCAGCGCAGGGTGGTGCCTTCGACGACGAACGGGTCGGCCTCGAGCGGTCGGACCTGTCGGGCACCCTGCGCGGAGTGGCCGAGGTGCTCACGGCGCCGCCGACGCTCATCCCGCAGCGTCTCTCCCTCTTCCTGACGCCGCTGATCTCCCACTCGGCCCTGGTGTACCTCGTGGCCGACGCTGCGGGAGCCCAGCGCGGCGGCGCGGGCGCGGCATCCTTCGTCGACGGAGTCTCATTCCTCGCACTGGACGAACTGCGACGGATGCTGGGACCCGGGCACACCCGTCGCGGACGGATCGCCACGATCGCCGGTGAGGTCGACACCTTCCAGGCGCTGTCGACCAACGGCGCCCTGCTGGTGCTCGCCGAGCCGGACGACTCCCAGAGCGACGCCGCCGTCCTCGAACTCTGGAACATCGTCGCGCTCCGCGTGCAGGAGTTCGCCGATGCCGCTCCGCCGGACTACCTGCAGCGGGCGCGGGCTACCTCCAGCGTGCGGATGGAGGCGCTCACGGAGCTGGCCGACGAATACTCCACGACGCTGGAATCGCTCCTGGCCGCCTTGCGTTCTGCCACCCTCGACGACCGCTCGGCCCGCCGGACCGCCACCCAGCTCGCCGCAGAGGGCATGGTCCATCTGCGGACGGCGAGCGACCGGGTGCGCACCTTCACCGAGGAACCGGTCACCACGGCGTTCGAGCGTCTGCGCGATGACCTGCGCCCGCTCGTGCGCTATCGCGACATCGACGTCCAGTTCGTGGAGCCGCCGATCGACGGACGGGCTCTGCCGAGCGAGATCGCCCACGGAGCACGCGCGGTCGTGCGGGGCTCCATCCTGGCGCTAGTGGATCGCCACGACGTCAGCCGCGTCCGCGTGCAGTGGGACTGCGACGGCACCAACCTCCTGATCAACGTGCGCGACGACGGACCGGGGGACCTCTCCGAGGAGAGCGTGCAGCTGCGACTGGTCCGCCAGCGCGTGGTCGCCCTGAACGGACGGCTGTCCTTCGAGGCGACCCCCGGCTGGGGGACGGAGATGTCGGTGGTGATGCCGCTCGACCCGCCCACGGCGCTCGGCGCCACCCCTGCCGCGTGGGATCTGCGACCTCGCGAGGCGGAGGTGCTGGGCCTGCTGATCGCCGGCCAGCGCAACCGCGAGATCGCGGCGAACCTCGGAATCAGCGAGAACACCGTGAAGTTCCACGTGGCGAAGATCTTCCGCAAGCTGGGGGTGTCCGGTCGAGCCGAGGCGACCGCGGTCGTGCTGGCGCATGGACCGGCCGTCCCGCGCGACTGA
- the rplJ gene encoding 50S ribosomal protein L10 — protein sequence MAQKDASVAELTKNFEGSTAVLLTEYRGLTVAELKELRNSIRQDAEYAVVKNTLTKIAANNAGISSLDEDLKGPSAIAFVHGDPVTVAKGLRAFAKAHPLLVIKGGYFDGAPLTADEVNKLADLESREVLLAKLAGAMKASLFGAAYLFNAPLSKAVRTVDALREKQESAA from the coding sequence ATGGCGCAGAAGGACGCATCGGTTGCCGAACTCACGAAGAACTTCGAGGGCTCGACCGCCGTTCTGCTGACCGAGTACCGCGGGCTGACGGTCGCCGAGCTCAAAGAGCTTCGCAACAGCATTCGTCAGGACGCGGAATACGCCGTGGTGAAGAACACGCTGACCAAGATCGCCGCGAACAACGCGGGTATCTCGTCGCTGGACGAGGACCTCAAGGGTCCCTCGGCCATCGCGTTCGTGCACGGTGACCCGGTCACCGTCGCGAAGGGTCTTCGCGCCTTCGCCAAGGCACACCCTCTTCTGGTGATCAAGGGCGGCTACTTCGACGGTGCCCCCCTGACCGCAGATGAGGTCAACAAGCTCGCTGACCTCGAGAGCCGTGAAGTCCTGCTGGCGAAGCTCGCCGGTGCGATGAAGGCCTCGCTGTTCGGCGCCGCATATCTGTTCAACGCTCCGCTGTCGAAGGCCGTTCGCACGGTCGACGCGCTGCGTGAGAAGCAGGAGTCCGCGGCCTGA
- a CDS encoding HAD-IC family P-type ATPase, producing MDAAAVVDTALVHIDPAIGLTDAEVAERVAAGATNAFTPDSSRSVWNIVRSNVFTLFNGIVFTCFGILLVLGRWQDAIFGLAAFANSIIGCWQEFRAKAALDRLALLNAPRARVRRNGAELELAPAEVVRDDILVLRAGDQVPADAVIVQGRALQIDESMLTGEADAVDKNAGDDALSGSIVVAGEGDAQVVRVGADSYANKFAGEAKRFSLVSSELRTSIDRVLKWVSWIIGPVGLLVLNAQMMVAGGWIVAWQSGTWVQAVVNTIASLTAMIPLGLVLMTSIAFAVGAAKLAARQVLVNELPAVEGLARVDVICLDKTGTLTAGEIEFDGAHPLADASADGAQVLAWYGAAPDANATARCLREPFPVDAALRSERYIPFSSARKWSAVSFAGSSIHAVAGTWVLGAPEMVFGDAASDRTGELGRTVVDLASTGRRTLVLAHSDSALEDADVESERLPAGLRAVTVLTFREQVRPDAAHTLAYFRSQGVGIRIISGDNPRTVAAIAREVGLDVADGFDARKLPEDDTALGEILETEQMFGRVTPEQKKRMVVALQARGHTVAMTGDGVNDALAIKTADIGIAMNSGSAATKAVARLVLLDGQFSHLPDVVAEGRQVIANIERVSMLFLTKTAYATGLAILFGVMVLEFPFLPRQLSITDGLTIGIPAFFLALMPNAQRYVPGFLRRSLSFAIPSGIIIAIALTVYTRSAMALGVSEPQLRTGSTIILAIVGIWVLTVLSRPINRFKALVIGAMFIALLVVFTIGFATEFFQLVDPGEQAAWLVAAVTICTIGAIEVVRFFHIRFVARSMAAALATPRPSAQATTAAASA from the coding sequence ATGGATGCCGCAGCCGTCGTCGACACCGCGCTCGTGCACATCGACCCGGCGATCGGGCTGACCGACGCCGAGGTCGCCGAGCGTGTGGCTGCGGGTGCGACAAACGCCTTCACCCCGGATTCGAGCCGCAGCGTCTGGAACATCGTCCGCTCGAACGTGTTCACGCTGTTCAACGGGATCGTCTTCACCTGTTTCGGGATCCTGCTGGTCTTGGGGCGCTGGCAGGACGCGATCTTCGGATTGGCGGCATTCGCGAACTCGATCATCGGCTGCTGGCAGGAGTTCCGTGCGAAGGCGGCCCTCGACCGGCTCGCACTGCTGAACGCCCCGCGTGCGCGAGTGCGCCGCAACGGCGCCGAGCTCGAGCTCGCCCCCGCCGAGGTCGTCCGCGATGACATCCTCGTGCTGCGGGCGGGTGATCAGGTCCCCGCCGACGCCGTGATCGTGCAGGGCAGGGCGCTGCAGATCGACGAGTCGATGCTGACCGGCGAAGCCGATGCGGTGGACAAGAACGCCGGCGACGACGCGCTCTCCGGGTCGATCGTCGTCGCAGGGGAAGGCGATGCGCAGGTCGTCCGTGTCGGCGCGGATTCCTACGCCAACAAGTTCGCGGGCGAAGCCAAGCGGTTCTCGCTGGTCTCGTCCGAACTGCGCACCTCGATCGACCGCGTGCTGAAGTGGGTGAGCTGGATCATCGGCCCGGTCGGGCTCCTCGTGCTGAATGCGCAGATGATGGTCGCGGGTGGCTGGATCGTGGCGTGGCAGTCCGGAACGTGGGTTCAGGCGGTCGTCAACACGATCGCCTCGCTGACGGCGATGATCCCGCTCGGCCTGGTGCTGATGACCTCCATCGCGTTCGCCGTCGGCGCCGCCAAACTCGCCGCCCGCCAGGTGCTCGTCAACGAGCTCCCCGCGGTCGAAGGCCTCGCCCGGGTCGATGTCATCTGCCTCGACAAGACCGGTACGCTCACCGCCGGCGAGATCGAGTTCGACGGCGCGCACCCGCTCGCGGATGCAAGTGCCGACGGAGCGCAGGTGCTGGCCTGGTACGGCGCGGCGCCCGATGCGAACGCCACGGCGCGGTGCTTGCGGGAGCCGTTCCCGGTAGATGCTGCGTTGCGTTCCGAGCGGTACATCCCGTTCTCGTCGGCGCGGAAGTGGAGCGCGGTCAGCTTCGCGGGCTCATCGATCCATGCCGTGGCGGGGACGTGGGTGCTCGGCGCACCTGAGATGGTGTTCGGGGATGCCGCATCCGATCGAACAGGAGAACTCGGCCGCACCGTCGTCGACCTCGCCTCCACCGGACGCCGCACGCTGGTGCTGGCCCATTCCGATTCGGCGCTCGAGGACGCGGACGTGGAGTCGGAACGTCTTCCCGCGGGGCTGCGCGCCGTCACCGTGCTGACGTTCCGCGAGCAGGTGCGGCCGGACGCCGCGCACACACTCGCCTACTTCCGCAGCCAGGGCGTCGGCATCCGCATCATCTCGGGCGACAACCCCCGAACGGTCGCCGCGATCGCGCGGGAGGTCGGACTCGACGTCGCAGACGGATTCGATGCACGCAAGCTTCCCGAAGACGACACGGCGCTCGGCGAGATCCTCGAGACCGAGCAGATGTTCGGGCGGGTCACGCCGGAGCAGAAGAAGCGGATGGTCGTGGCACTCCAGGCGCGCGGGCATACGGTCGCGATGACCGGTGACGGCGTCAACGACGCCCTCGCCATCAAGACGGCCGACATCGGCATCGCGATGAACTCCGGGTCGGCTGCGACCAAGGCGGTCGCGCGACTCGTGCTGCTGGACGGGCAGTTCTCGCACCTGCCGGACGTCGTCGCCGAGGGCCGCCAGGTCATCGCCAACATCGAGCGGGTGTCGATGCTGTTCCTCACCAAGACCGCGTATGCCACGGGACTGGCGATCCTGTTCGGCGTGATGGTGCTCGAATTCCCGTTCCTGCCGCGTCAGCTCTCCATCACCGACGGGCTGACCATCGGCATCCCGGCGTTCTTCCTCGCCCTGATGCCGAACGCGCAGCGCTATGTCCCGGGGTTCCTGCGCCGCTCGCTGTCGTTCGCGATCCCGTCCGGGATCATCATCGCGATCGCGCTGACGGTCTACACGCGATCGGCGATGGCCCTGGGAGTGAGCGAGCCGCAGCTGCGCACCGGCTCGACGATCATCCTGGCCATCGTCGGCATCTGGGTGCTGACGGTGCTGTCCCGCCCGATCAACCGCTTCAAGGCGCTCGTCATCGGAGCGATGTTCATAGCCCTCCTGGTCGTCTTCACGATCGGCTTCGCGACGGAGTTCTTCCAGCTCGTCGACCCAGGCGAGCAGGCGGCGTGGCTCGTCGCCGCCGTCACGATCTGCACGATCGGCGCGATCGAAGTGGTCCGGTTCTTCCACATCCGCTTCGTCGCGCGGTCGATGGCGGCCGCACTCGCGACCCCTCGACCATCGGCTCAGGCGACGACGGCGGCGGCTTCGGCCTGA